The genomic stretch TTTAAATAAGCTTCTTACCTCGATGTGGTCTGCAGCCTTGGTGGCCCAGTGCAGcttggagtgggggtggggaggatgttTTCTGTAATGGCAACTGCCTCTTGCAGGCTGCTCGTAACACTAACGGAGGAAGACTTTGCCAAGGCCCCATACCACATTGAGAACGGGAGCCACAGAAAGGCCATTTTGATGGAGCTGGAACGGGTGAAGACCCTGGGGGTGAAACCACCACAGAATCTTTGGGAGTACAAGGTAAGCCGACGCTTGCAAGGAAAGACCGCTTGCCCAGTGGCTGCAGGGCTCCATCTTGTCATGCAGCTGACCTCTAGGGACCGCTGGGCCAGGCATACAATCTGCCCTAATCTCGATTCTGCTTTGGCCAGGTGCCTGCCCTTCTGCGCCTGGCTTGGAAGCcattttaggagggagctcagacAGCCGCACCTATCCCCGACCCATGCAGTCTCTTCCATAGGTAGCGAGAGATCAGCCCAGGGGAGAGTGGAATAGTGGCAAATTTCCTCCCGGTTCTAGTCAAAAAACACTGTAGGTGCCCTGGCACCACTGcagacacataagaacataagagcagccccactggatcaggccataggcccatctagtccagatgaggtctcttgttatctggtgtgctccctggggcatttggtgggctgctgtgagataagaacataagagcagccccactggatcaggccataggcccatctagtccagatgaggtctcttgttatctggtgtgctcactggggcatttggtgggctgctgtgagatacaggaagctgaactagatgggcctatggcctgatccagtggggctgttcttatgttcttaactacaattcccaggaggccttgcaggtctcttgttatctggcgtgctccctggggcatttggtgggccgctgtgagatacaggaagctggactagatgggcctctggcctgatccagtgaggctgttcttatgttcttatctcacagcggcccaccaaatgccccagggagcacaccagataacaagagtcctcatcctggtgccctcccttgcatctggcattctgatatatagcccatttctaaaatcaggaggttgcacatacgcatcatggcttgtaaccggtaatggatttttcctccggaaacttgtccaatccccttttaaaaggcgtccaggtcggatgccatcctgtggcaaggagttccacagactgaccacacgctgagtaaagaaatattttcttttgtctgccctaactctcccaacactcaatttgagtggatgtcccctggttctggtgttatgcgagagtgtaaagagcatccccctatccactctgtccatgccctgcataattttgtatgtgacACGTTGACGCCCAGAGCCTGCCTCTGGATGGACTGCAGCACAATGCAGGGCGCATGGTGGTGTGTGGTTGATGCAGGTCCTGTGGTGGTCTGTGTCTTGGGATGGAGTCCTAGAAATGGCCAAATCTGCAAGAAAATTTCTTGCAAAAAGAAATCAGGAGCTTTGctgcctgccctgcctgcttTCCAGCTCAGCCACTGACTACCTTTTCATTGCTGCCTTTCCCGACGTCTCAGGCGGTGCACCCTGGAAAGTCACTGCTCCTCCTGTATGCGCTGAAGAGCTCCCCGAGGCTCACCCTGCTGTACCTGTACCTGTTTGACTACAACGATGTGTTTCTGCCTTTCATCCACACCATCTGCCCTGTGCAGGACGAAGAGCTGGAGGACCTCCTTGCAAGATTGCTGGTAGGTGCTGATTTGCACAGCAGGCGAGGGAATCTCCATCTTGAGGTCTGCCTCCTAACTGGCAGGGTATCTGCGGCAGCGATGCTGGAGTGCACGCACGGGTGCACCTTTTAGGGGTTAGGAGCTCCACAGTGAGCTGAAAAGGAGGCGGCCACCCAAGGAATGCTGAGAGTGGCCCCAGAGATGCTTCCCAAAGGTGTTGGGTTGCGCAGCGTGTGCCTTGGTGTCCCTGTCACATGTCAGACCCTCATGGTTTCTTGCCACTGGAGTTCCTTTGGGGAACTGGTAGGGCCAGTCAGCCTTGTCAGTGTGGAATGTGAACGGGACACATTTGAAGGCTTCTTTGGTGCTCCCAAACTGGAGAAAAAGTGGTTTGCCGGTTTCTGGACCGTATCCCTGCTGGTGGGAGCTCTTATGTTTTAATGTTTCTCCAttggggggaaaatatccccgAAGAGAGAAAACTAGCACGCCAGCGAACAGGCTAAGACGACTCTTTCCCTTGACTTCTCTCTTTCTGTCTGCGGGGAATTTCTTTGAAATGTTTGGCTAGAGAAGAAGCTGTGAGGCATTGCGGTCTGGAAGGGACTGTGATGCATCAGTTAGTTGtgtgcttcccacccaccccccaatagGAAGGCAGCCTGAGCCTCTTTTATGGATTCTGCTCCTCTTTGGATGTGCTGCTTGCTCACTTGAGAGGCGCTCAGAGCTCCCCTTGGCACCCAGGGCACCTTCCCGTTTGCCCTGCAGTCTGCACGGAGTTGGGCTCCTGGTCTCTGACACACGGTAGAGGGCAGAAGAGGCATGGGGAGTACTGCTTGCTCCGGCTGGGCTCTTCCTTGTGATGCCTTCTGTCTCCTCAGGACCTGAAGGCGCCAGCCTGGAAGCAGTGGCGGGAGTTCCTCCTGAAGTACTCCCTGCTGCCCTACCAGCTCATCGCCGAATTCGCCTGGGACTGGCTGGAGGTGCACTACTGGACGTCTCGCTTCATCATCGTCAATGCCATGCTGCTGTCCGTGCTCGAGCTCTGCTCCTTGTGGGCGCTCTGGTCAAGGAGGGAGCTGAAGTACGTTCCGCTTGGCGCTCCTCCTGGGACGAGGAAGTGGGAATGTGGTTCTGGTTCAGGCAAGAAAGAtgtagcagtggggggggggtgtttctcgCAAGCTGGGAAGGTAGTCGGCCTGTCTGTCTAGCCTCCCTGGGTCTCTGGGATCTTCCTCTGCAGCTTTGCTGTGGGCCTGAGGCTGTGGATGTCTTCTGAATTTGGTGTGCAGGAGATGGTGTAATGGACGGTTCtgtctcctctcttcccccccacccctccaggaCCATCCCCCGCCGAATGTGGAGCCATTTCTGGAAGGTGTCGACCCAGGGACTCCTGGTGGCCATTTTCTGGCCCCTCATCCCCCAGTTCATCTGCAATTGCCTCTTCTACTGGGCCTTGTACTTCAACCCCATAATAAATATAGACCTGGTGGTTAAGGAAGTCCGTCGCCTGGAGACCCAGGTGCTGTGAGGGGGCCTCCTGGCCCGTCTTCTGGCGTGAACTCCCAGCCGTCCAGCAGCAGGGAGCCGAAGAGGAAGCAGCCGGTTTTCTGGCAGTCGGCTCGTGCCGATTCTGGGCTGGTTTAATGAATAGGGTTGCCTGCTTTGCCACTGTCTTCAGGAAGTGGcagggcgggggcggggggagacgcagcaggggctgggggtgggcagggagaggggaaccCCCCCTTGCTTTCCTCATCAGGGTGTTTTGGGTTGGGGCGTGGTGAGGCCCCAGCCTCGGCTGCCGGTTTTTGGTCCCTGGGAGTGCAGTCCGGAAAGCTGGGCGCAAGCTGTACAGCCCAGCTGTTTGTCAAGGGCTGGGCTGGGAATGAATCGTGTGTTCGGCCCTTTCAGACTCTGCCTACCGAATGAATATTGGCCCCTTCTGAAAGGCTTTCACACGTGAAATGCACttcctctcttctctcccttcccagccctgggCATTTTTATGAATTTGGGGGTGGTTCTGTGGTTGAATTGATTTTCTAGGTCTATTTGCCAGCTGCATCTGTGATTTTCCAAAGGCCAAAGGGGTGCCCCGCATGTCCCTGTGGACCGTGAAGTGCTGGTTTTGGTTGGGGACAGCATTCTCCTTTGTTCAGTGTGTGCCAGACCCAGactagtttgtgtgtgtgttttaagtgcttttgttcacccccctccccccacaaacgAAACCTCTGTGTTTGTATGAACCTGATCCTGAGATTTGCATATGAAAATTTATAAGAATtgaacaaagatttttttttctaatatttaTTATTGTTGCTTATTGTGTAGCGTCCCACACTTGCACAAGCTCACCTTCCCTCTTGTCCCtgcgacaaccctgtgagggaggttgggctgagagaaagccactggcccaaggtcacccagtgagttttgtGGGCTGAGCCTGGATCTGAACCCCTGTTCACGCCCAGCACCTTTATGGGCAGCCTGTGGCAGTGGCTGACTTTCAGGAGTCCTTTGACGTACGCCAAGTTACCTTGTAGAGTCTCTGTGTTTTCAGCTTGCAACTCAGTGCTGTTGCGGTTTTTACCCTGCAGTTCAGCAGCAACAGTGAGCTGGGGCCCAGTCCAGACTGCATGGGTTGCATGCTATATGAGGGCTTGGGGTGCAGACCATGACTCTCCAAGACCTGCTCCCCAGAAAACCGCGACAGTCTGGATCGAGCCATTTCTGGGGTGCACTTGGGCCTCCCACCTCAACGGGAGGCCCATTTGCCATTGAAATGAGATGCACCACAGTGAGAAAAGGGAGCACAGCCAGCATCAGCCCTCCCTCCATTCTGCCTTCAGGGTTTGGACTGTCTAGGCCCCCCCTGAAATCCATTCAGAAAGGTCCTTAATGCTCCTTGTTGGCTCAAGAACGGCTGGGTCTTCTGGGAAAGATTGGAGTGCGCACCAGGGCAATGCCTGGACTGACCTGGGGGAAACTGACAgccagtttttgtttgttttgctttaagaAGTGAGATTCTGCTATTGCATCTGAATGCCCTGTAGCCATAATGGTTAGCTGCAAGGCGTTGTGGTTTTCCTTAGTCATCTTCACACTGGGGGCTGTTTGTGCCACACAAGGCGTCTGGCCAGAATATTAATTTGGCATTGTAGGGGGCTTTCGACAGACACTTGGCCGCAGTGCGATCACATTCGCAGGCCAATTTTTGGCACTTGTCTTCTATgtcttctgaaaaagaaaatgcaagacaGAGAAACAGTTAGGCAAAGTCTTTGTTTGTGGGAGCGTAATTGAATGGGCCCGGGGTACCTGTTCTCCCAGGGCAGCTGGAGGGAATGCAGGAAATTAAGCTTTGCAGTGCCTGGGTAACTAGAGTCTGTGGACCACAGTTTCGCACTGCACCTTAAAGGCCAACAAACATGCACCACAATCCTGGCCTCTGCAGGAAAGCTTGGAAGCAAGACCCCAAATCTTCAAAACGTCAGCCTTAGTTCTGTGGTTGTATGGAGGGCTACAGTGGCCATCCCAGCAGATGGGGTGCTGAAGGGGTTTTTCTCCAGCAGCCCCCCTCATGAATTAGCTACTCATGGCCACGGGAGAGGGGGTCTGCCTGGTTTGCAATGGAGAATGATACTTGTGtcatcaccccccaccccagcccacaCTCAGGAAGGCTAAGCCTGGACACATGTTAACTTGGGttcctttagggcagtggttccccaactgtgagccacagctccctgggaagctggggagccatggaatccttgagaacctcccccccccaatacaatgtataggattgtaggcttAATGGGGAGTCGTGGCCAATGGCCAGTAggccaagggagctgccagtcaaaaaaagttgggaaccactgccttggggGAGAAAGGCACGATTAAAAAAATACTGGGACTCCAGCACATGTTTGTGGACCCAAGAATGGGAGGGGGAAAGCTAGCTGTAACAGAGCCACGTGGGCAGCGGGTGAGGAGGAAAGGGGCTCACCACACTTGGCGCGATTGTTCTCGCACTCCCACGTGTAGGTCTGCATCTTGGGCGCACAGCCGGCTTTCTCTGCCTTCCCGTAGCAGCAATCGTGCTCAAAGCAACACCTGGCAAGGCCGAAACAAGccgatcagtggtctccaaatgaCGAGGTGCTCCTCCTTTGCAAGCAACTTGCTTTTAACCAAATGGGCTGATGTTTGGGTCGGTCATACTTCGAATGCGTGCTTCCTGCCTGAGAGCCCCAGGCGGAAGACCGGGCCAACAGCTGCCATGGGGTTTGTTCTCTGGTTAATCATTTTGTAAGTGTTTTGATGTACGGCATAACCTAAACACACATTACAGATGCACTGTGGACTCCTTGTTAGCTTTGGCATTTCCAGGTTTGAATCCACCCACAGTTTTCTACTACTAATTAGGAGTTCTCAGGTGTGCAGAACTGTGTGCTGGTTGCCAGCAGGCAATAGAGCTGGCATTTCTCTTGGAGAGCAACTGGCTTCATTATAGAGCCATTCCCTAGCCTAATTTATGACCCCACTTTCCCGTAATGCCCAGGTGCCTCAAGGCCTTGGCTGCTCCTGCAAGAGCCTGTTCAGCCattgtgtttgtgcttggaggcCCTTCTCCCTGTTCCCTGCCTTCCGTGATTAGGTGGGTGGTGACTGGCAATGTCGCCTTTGCCACCACGGCCGCACCTTGTATCTGGAATGCCCTTGCTGGAAAGTTTTGCTTGCTGCCCAATCTGTGGTTTATTTGCTCAGGCCTTTTAGCACATCAGAGTAGCTGT from Tiliqua scincoides isolate rTilSci1 chromosome 13, rTilSci1.hap2, whole genome shotgun sequence encodes the following:
- the BFAR gene encoding bifunctional apoptosis regulator, producing the protein MEGSVTVDAEQLDSKGAAAPGISRQISVSVFSCHCCYDILVNPTTLNCGHSFCRHCLALWWTSSKKTECPECREKWEGFPKVNILLRDAIEKLFPDAIEQRKGDIQQNSDVSLSLAAFQKYGSDQSSAAPSVARVNPRGGGFFSGVLTALTCVAVVLLGYHWSSRELEDDLLVHKPVAKWTAEEVIRWLGQLGPWTALYKEHFLLERVNGRLLVTLTEEDFAKAPYHIENGSHRKAILMELERVKTLGVKPPQNLWEYKAVHPGKSLLLLYALKSSPRLTLLYLYLFDYNDVFLPFIHTICPVQDEELEDLLARLLDLKAPAWKQWREFLLKYSLLPYQLIAEFAWDWLEVHYWTSRFIIVNAMLLSVLELCSLWALWSRRELKTIPRRMWSHFWKVSTQGLLVAIFWPLIPQFICNCLFYWALYFNPIINIDLVVKEVRRLETQVL